In a genomic window of Lycium ferocissimum isolate CSIRO_LF1 chromosome 9, AGI_CSIRO_Lferr_CH_V1, whole genome shotgun sequence:
- the LOC132032121 gene encoding uncharacterized protein LOC132032121, with the protein MNEEKEIELLFNQLVEGRNINELDSREIKGFLKATAAKMDKINDRKKILNQQYQPSQPPNSPPPPPPNFKFGNGNVTPSASPMEYLINDPWFVETMATNQNDLGLRVGSPTEPAPTKGSDINAKDDGNSKDLD; encoded by the coding sequence ATGAACGAGGAGAAGGAAATTGAACTTCTCTTCAACCAACTTGTGGAGGGAAGAAATATTAATGAACTTGACTCTAGAGAGATTAAAGGGTTTTTAAAGGCGACTGCTGCTAAGATGGATAAAATTAATGACAGAAAGAAAATCCTCAATCAACAATATCAGCCTTCTCAACCTCCaaattctccccccccccccccccccaatttcaAGTTCGGGAATGGAAATGTTACACCATCAGCAAGTCCAATGGAGTATTTGATCAATGACCCGTGGTTTGTTGAGACTATGGCTACTAACCAAAATGATTTAGGCTTAAGAGTTGGAAGCCCTACAGAGCCCGCACCAACTAAAGGCAGTGACATCAATGCTAAAGATGATGGAAATTCCAAGGACCTTGATTGA